The following are encoded together in the Culex pipiens pallens isolate TS chromosome 1, TS_CPP_V2, whole genome shotgun sequence genome:
- the LOC120412352 gene encoding aminopeptidase N-like yields MVIAIVLAAAAIIAAANGNEFRLPRNVLPTHYDVRLRTEVHQGAEDLRGTVGIAVNVVEPTGKIVLHSLGIEVRNVSLSDLDGNDRGVLRVNLDKSNQQLVLTKDDDLEVGSYLLRIDFAANNCVGCVVRQYEDEEGVQRNFLATQFEPTYARSAFPCFDEPGMKATFSLEMVHHKSRSVDSNMPLIDTAKPLEGDYVVSRFERTPKMSTYLLAFTVTEGYRSSGSGNHTTKARGSELSKTLYPLEVAAEILGALDQHTGLPYQDYLPKLTHLEVPIPSNWWRAKENWGLVVYCEDSLLHDPKTNDLDHQMITLQTISHEMAHMWFGNLVTHEWWDYVWLKEGFATLYMYYALHLARPSERWMEWFNLEAIPKGMRQRYHGPDAITRECKTPWDIRDNYRPAIFERAASVLNMFRQIVGDSSWQQVMRNFLKNHQLDAVVPNDLYQELEKVTEGSNLLPRNTSIEQIMNTWTANSGLPVLKVERNYNDSTITVTQHLLNRGKSQQWIIPYNYAQESEANFYEVGPIHWLAEPSTVIPTNATSNQWILFSKRHFGLYRINYDEKNWKLLAQALRSNISSIPRENRAQLFADALHFHEQNQLDKSVLFDLLTFLPNETESLVWYAALPVINPSKQDLRTFKYQDNFKTFLNHLTSRFYANIQQAPPTSLYDESVRKAVTFLACQAGNPDCLATSYNTFRERFLANSTDLPPDDTVTVFCFGAQQASDAEFQWLLEQQQQGSAGDERRQSQLMRSLLCTKQPARLRTVIERINEEREYYAELGEGLKTELGEEQFWVLVELLQDATFIDQLSVEVLWRIMGAMNSRKQSQEAEKAMKELREKFRSRRWEGRSGYWYVTPGRSQTIPTISTRNLTSV; encoded by the exons ATGGTGATCGCGATCGTACTGGCAGCTGCAGCGATCATCGCCGCCGCTAACGGTAACGAGTTCCGACTGCCCCGGAACGTACTTCCGACGCATTACGATGTTCGGTTGAGGACAGAAGTGCACCAAGGTGCAGAGGATCTTCGAGGGACGGTTGGGATCGCGGTGAACGTGGTGGAACCGACCGGGAAGATCGTGCTGCATTCGCTGGGGATCGAGGTACGGAACGTGAGTTTGAGCGATTTGGATGGGAATGATCGTGGGGTTTTACGAGTGAATCTTGACAAAAGCAACCAGCAGTTGGTCCTCACGAAGGACGATGATCTTGAAGTTGGAAGCTACCTCCTTCGGATCGATTTCGCAGCGAATAATTGTGTCGGATGTGTTGTCAGACAGTACGAGGATGAGGAAGGAGTTCAGAGGAACTTTCTTGCAACGCAGTTTGAACCGACGTACGCAAGGTCGGCTTTCCCTTGCTTCGATGAACCGGGTATGAAGGCTACCTTCTCGTTGGAGATGGTCCACCACAAGTCGCGATCGGTGGATTCGAATATGCCGCTGATTGATACCGCAAAACCGTTGGAAGGGGACTACGTAGTGTCCCGATTTGAGAGGACTCCAAAGATGTCCACGTATCTGCTGGCATTCACCGTTACAGAGGGTTACAGATCGTCCGGAAGCGGGAATCACACCACGAAAGCTAGAGGATCCGAACTCAGCAAGACGCTGTATCCGCTGGAAGTTGCAGCAGAGATTTTGGGAGCTCTGGACCAACACACGGGGCTACCATACCAGGATTACCTGCCCAAGCTGACCCACCTGGAAGTTCCGATACCGTCCAATTGGTGGCGAGCGAAGGAAAACTGGGGTCTTGTGGTGTACTGCGAGGACAGTCTGCTGCACGATCCCAAGACGAATGATCTTGACCATCAGATGATCACCCTGCAGACGATCAGCCACGAGATGGCGCACATGTGGTTCGGTAACCTGGTGACGCACGAGTGGTGGGACTACGTCTGGCTCAAGGAAGGGTTCGCAACGCTGTACATGTACTACGCGCTGCATCTCGCGCGGCCCTCCGAACGCTGGATGGAGTGGTTCAATCTGGAAGCGATTCCAAAGGGAATGAGGCAACGATATCATGGACCCGATGCGATAACGCGCGAGTGCAAGACACCTTGGGACATTCGGGATAACTACCGTCCGGCGATATTCGAGCGGGCTGCCAGCGTGCTAAACATGTTTCGCCAGATTGTGGGAGATTCCAGCTGGCAGCAGGTTATGCGGAATTTCCTGAAGAACCACCAACTGGATGCGGTTGTTCCGAACGATCTGTATCAAGAGTTGGAGAAGGTTACCGAAGGATCCAACCTACTCCCAAGAAACACGTCAATCGAGCAAATCATGAACACCTGGACAGCGAACTCCGGCTTGCCAGTGTTGAAAGTAGAACGTAACTACAATGATAGTACTATCACCGTAACACAACACTTACTGAACCGCGGCAAGTCACAACAGTGGATCATTCCGTACAACTACGCGCAAGAGTCCGAAGCAAACTTTTACGAAGTCGGTCCTATTCATTGGCTCGCAGAGCCAAGCACGGTAATCCCAACAAACGCAACCTCCAACCAGTGGATCCTATTCAGCAAGCGTCACTTTGGACTGTACCGGATCAACTACGACGAGAAAAACTGGAAGCTGCTCGCACAGGCACTTCGATCAAACATCTCCAGCATACCTCGAGAGAATCGTGCCCAGCTGTTTGCGGATGCACTGCACTTCCACGAACAAAATCAACTCGACAAGAGCGTCCTGTTCGACTTGCTGACCTTCCTGCCGAATGAAACGGAATCGCTCGTGTGGTATGCTGCCCTTCCGGTTATCAACCCGTCCAAGCAAGATTTGAGAACGTTCAAGTATCAGGACAACTTCAAG ACCTTCCTGAACCACCTCACCTCACGCTTCTACGCCAACATTCAGCAAGCTCCGCCCACATCCCTGTACGACGAATCCGTCCGCAAAGCGGTCACCTTCCTGGCCTGCCAAGCCGGCAATCCGGACTGTCTCGCCACCTCGTACAACACCTTCCGGGAACGCTTCCTCGCGAACAGTACCGACCTTCCTCCGGACGATACGGTCACCGTGTTCTGCTTCGGAGCACAGCAAGCCAGCGATGCGGAGTTCCAGTGGTTGCTGGAACAGCAGCAACAAGGGTCCGCTGGTGACGAGCGTCGCCAGAGTCAGCTGATGCGGTCTCTGCTGTGCACAAAGCAACCAGCGAGACTTCGGACCGTGATCGAGCGGATCAACGAGGAGCGGGAATATTATGCCGAGCTTGGTGAAGGATTGAAAACGGAACTTGGTGAGGAGCAGTTCTGGGTGTTGGTGGAGCTGCTGCAGGATGCCACCTTCATCGATCAACTTAGTGTTGAGGTTCTTTGGCGGATTATGGGAGCGATGAACTCCAGGAAGCAGTCCCAGGAGGCGGAGAAGGCGATGAAGGAGTTGAGGGAAAAGTTTCGCAGTAGGCGCTGGGAGGGTAGGTCAGGGTATTGGTATGTGACTCCTGGAAGGAGCCAGACGATCCCAACAATTTCGACTAGAAACTTGACGAGTGTGTAa
- the LOC120412359 gene encoding uncharacterized protein LOC120412359 isoform X3, whose amino-acid sequence MRVVLDATERIQGSGREVVVDNFFTSVEAAKKCRERGLFLTGTLRKCKPDIPREMLPSRTRTVHSSIFGYNSDLTITSYVPKKNRAVVFLSNNPNLCGVGETTSKKKTVVNLHYNVGKAPVDNLDKSTREFSTARKTKRWPNRMMMDIVDLAMHNAEILHHLKYPEWRASTRQSRFKFFQKLSYELAYDYVRSRADAAVDGCIHNDLKQDFQTFFAEFERLSTYESEATYKAMCVICTGDKELKPCTKCEVLVCQNHQRSKMEYLCVGCQGETLNNRGIETKSMCYYCVEEVKRSRVKCSTCKVCCCDQHRAEISFKVCPDCRS is encoded by the exons TAATTTTTTTACGTCGGTTGAGGCTGCGAAAAAGTGCAGGGAACGAGGCCTGTTCCTTACCGGAACTCTCCGCAAGTGCAAACCAGATATACCTCGAGAAATGCTCCCCTCTAGAACGAGAACAGTGCACAGTTCTATTTTCGGTTACAATTCTGACCTAACGATCACGTCCTATGTTCCGAAGAAAAATCGTGCTGTCGTGTTTTTGAGTAACAACCCCAACCTTTGTGGAGTGGGCGAAACAACTTCTAAAAAGAAGACTGTTGTAAATCTACACTATAACGTCGGAAAGGCGCCAGTCGATAATCTCGATAAATCGACCCGAGAGTTCTCAACTGCGCGAAAAACGAAACGATGGCCAAATCGGATGATGATGGACATTGTGGACCTCGCAATGCATAATGCTGAGATTCTGCACCACTTGAAATACCCGGAATGGAGAGCATCAACCCGGCAGAGCCGATTTAAGTTTTTTCAGAAACTGTCGTACGAGCTGGCGTACGATTATGTACGATCGCGTGCGGATGCCGCCGTTGATGGATGCATTCACAACGACCTGAAGCAAGATTTTCAAACGTTTTTCGCTGAATTTGAACGACTGTCTACATATGAATCAGAAG caacgTATAAGGCAATGTGCGTTATATGTACTGGTGATAAGGAACTGAAGCCGTGCACGAAGTGCGAAGTTTTGGTTTGCCAAAACCATCAGCGCTCTAAAATGGAATATCTTTGCGTAGGCTGCCAAggtgaaactctcaacaaccgAGGAATTGAGACGAAGTCAATGTGCTACTACTGCGTGGAAGAAGTTAAACGGAGCCGAGTGAAATGCTCAACATGCAAAGTTTGCTGCTGCGACCAACACCGTGCCGAAATATCATTCAAGGTGTGCCCTGATTGCCGATCCTAA